In Alteribacter keqinensis, the sequence GCAAGAGATGATTTTGAATGTCATAAAAGCCTGTCAGCACATTTTCTTGAAAAAGATATTCCTGTATTTATTGATAAGCCGCTCTCTGTTAAAGAAGAAGAGTTAAAGTACTTTACACCATTCCTGATGCATGGAAAGCTGATGTCGTGTTCTTCTATGAGGTTTGCCCGTGAATTGGACTCTTATCATTCAGACCCTTTAATTTATGGAAAATTGCATCTCATACGTGCGGCTGGCCCATTGTCCTGGGTTAAGTACGGAATACATCTGCTGGAAGCCATTATCCCTTTTTATCCTTCAGAACCTCTCTCGGTCCTCTATCATTCATCAACTCACGATTCCTATATTATCAGGTTCAAAGATCATACTACCTTGTTAGTCAATACACTGGGGAATTTAAAGGTTCCTTTTCTTATTGATTTTTTTGGAGAGAAGACCCATTCCCAGACAATTATAAATGATAATTTCTCAATGTTTCGCAGGACATTATGGCACTTTTTCAAATCTATCGAGACAAAGAAGCCGGAAATTTCCCCTGCAAGCACGTTAACGTTGATGAAAGTTTTAATGGCAGGCACTCAATCGAAGGCTGGAAAGGGGGAGGTTTACTTAGATGAAATCGTCATTTAGTGAAAAGTTCCTGTTGAAGGGAAAAACAGCACTCATAACTGGAGCACTTGGAATACTTGGGAAACGTTTTTGTGAAGGCATGGCGGAATCCGGAGCAAATGTGGTGGTAGTGGATGTTGAAGAAGATAGTTGTACAGCATTTGCAAAATACCTGTCACGTTTATATAAAACCGATTGCTTAGGTATTGGATGCGATATTACCTCCCCCGATCAGGTTGATAAGATGGTGAATAAAGTCATTAATAAGTATTCTGAAATAGATATCCTCCACAATAACGCAGCCACGAAAACACAGAATTTAAAGGAATATTTTACTTCTTTTGAGGAATACAAACTCGGAACCTGGAGGGAAGTCATGGCGGTAAATGTTGAGGGAATGTATCTGACAGCACAAAAGGTAGGCAGTCAAATGTTGAAGCAACAACGTGGTGTCATTATTCAAACTTCCTCGATTTATGGTATTAAAGGAGTCGACAATCGCATATATGCAGGCTCTAAATATCTGGGCATGGAAATAAACACTCCTGCGGTATATGCCGCTTCAAAAGCAGCAGTCTGGGGTTTGACACAATACTTGGCGACGTATTGGGCTGATAAGGGCATTCGAGTAAACATGTTAAGCCCCGGAGGCATAGAAAGCGGTCAAAATGAGACTTTTATTCGAAAGTATTCTCATAGAGTACCTATGGCACGGATGGGGCAGCCTGACGAGCTGGTTGGAGCCTTACTATTTTTAGCCTCGGAGGCATCTTCTTATATAACTGGTCAGAATATTGTGGTAGATGGTGGCTTAACTGCTTGGTGACCGGGAAAGGGGCAGTAAAGTATGCAGACAGACAGAAAAAAAGTTGGAATTATAGGATTGGGTCATATTGGAAGAAGGCACTTCCAATCATTGTTTTATTTGAAAGAAAGTGCTGATATTTTTCTGGTTGATCAAAAAGAAGAAGGGATAACATCAGCAAAAAAGATGATGGCTGAAGAATTCAAATCATCCACATTTCCTCATTCCTTATCATGCGGCACAACACTGGATACGCTTCCCCATTTTCTTGATATAGTCATTATTGCTTCTCCATCCAATGTAAGGCGTAACATTATCGAAGCATTCCTGAAAAAAAGAACGGCAAGGTTTATGATTTTGGAAAAGGTTGTTTTTCAAAGAGTCTCAGATTTTAGTGAAATATCTCAACTGTTTAATGAAAAAAAAGTAACGGTGTGGGTTAATTGCCCGATGAGAACATATCCGTTCTTTAAGGAAATCAAACGTCGTTTTGGTCCCTCTCCCATTCACTATACTGTAACTGGCTCACAGTTAAATCTGGCATCAAATGTTATTCACCATCTGGATCTGATTACCTATCTCTCTGAAGATAACGTTGTAGTCGTTGATCCTCGTTTGTTAAATACGCCTTTTTCAAGTAAGCGGAAAGGCTTTTTTGAGTGCACGGGGACATTGAGTGCATATACAAGAAATCACAGTACACTAAACATGACTTCATTTGATCAAGGTGGGATTCCACCGGTTATCACCTGCCAATCCAATGAATGGAGAGCTGTGATCAGGGTGTCGGAGAATAAAGCTTGGTTAGCCTGTGCAGATCATAAATGGACCTGGGAAGAAGTAGACTATAAATCTCCTTTACAAAGCGAACTGACATGTTTATATCTTCAACAACTTTTTTCAACAGAAAGCTGCGACTTGCCCGGCTTCAGGGAATCCTGGAATCTGCATATTCCACTACTCCAGTCCCTGTCTCACCATTTTTACTGCAAAGGAGAGACGGCTTCTTGTCCAATCACATAAAAAATCACGTTCTGCTGGTCGGCTCCGGAAAGATGGCTGTTGAATATGCAAAGGTACTTAGTGCCATAAAACAAAAGTATATTTGTGTGGGCAGAGGAGAGGCTTCATGTGAAAATTTTTTTAAACAAACAGGTATACGTCCTGTATCAGGCGGGATCCACACCTATTTAAAAAATATCGGAGAGGTTCCGGCAAAAGGCATTGTTGCGGTGCCCGTTGAACAATTATATCCAGTTACGAAAGCCCTGCTCCATCACGGCCTGAACGAGCTGTTGGTTGAGAAGCCCGGGGGGATGGATGCAGGTGAAATAAAAGAACTTGGGAACAGAGCAAAGATGAAGCAGGCGAATGTATATGTCGCCTATAACAGACGTTTCTATGCCTCTGTAGAAAAGATCAAAGAAATGGTCCGGCAAGAGGGAGGCGTTTTATCTTTCCACTTTGACTTTACAGAACTGAGTCACTCGATTTCGACATCCGCTATTCATGACAAAGTAAAGCGTTCCTGGCTCCTGGCAAACTCGTCCCATATCATCGATACTGCCTTTTATCTGGGAGGGAACCCGATTAAACTGCAAGCAAAAATAAGCGGGAAAGATGCGTTGAACTGGCACCCTGAAGCGGCCATTTTTACGGGATGCGGAGAAACCGGCGAAGGAGCTTTGTTTTCCTACAATGCAAACTGGATCTCTCCGGGAAGGTGGGGTATTCAGGTAAATACCGAAAAGTCAAAATTGCTTTTACAGCCTGTAGAGAAGCTGTTTATTCAGAAACGCGGCTCATTTGAAGTGGAGCAAATAGCATTGAATAACCATTTAGATCTTCAGTTTAAACCCGGCTTATATAATATGGTTCTGGAATTCCTTCACTCAAGCCATCGTAACCTTGTAACTATAGGAGAACAATACGAACACGCAATCAACTGGTATGAACCTATAGCAGATGGAGGTACCTTTTAAAATGTATGGTGACAGCAGGCTAAATGATTATTCATCTCTGAAATACGGTTTGACTCGAAGCTTCTTTGAAGGCTACTCTGACCTTACTTATAAAGGGGTTGAAATTCCGACTACATTAATCAGAGTATTTCACCAGTATATTAAGGTTTACGTAGATAGAAACTACCAAAAAAAGAACAATATCGTAAAACACAGCATGACAGATATGAAACATGTTCAACATGCCCTGACCAGATCTCCAAAAGTCTATAAAGACCTGTCTCTTTTCCCTAATCGAAAAACTGTCGTTATACCCGCCTCTCTTGTATCGTTTGCGTTAGAAAACTTAAAAAAAGAAAGCATTATCCTGATGGCAATTAATGAAGAAGAGGAAAAGATGTTAAACAGCCTTGCGTTACCCCGCAACTTTCAGATATACAGCTATAGAAAAGGTATTACGTCTGTGAGGCTCCCCAGGAAAACGGTAAACGTTATTAGAAGAAAAGCTTCAAGGATCCATCCTAAAAAAGAAATTAACACCTTGTTTAAAAGAGAAACATTTAAATACTGGCTGAATAAACAAATTCCTGTCGCGGTTCGTATCATTACAAGTTTAGACAGGTTGGTAAGAAAGAAGATGATAAAGCTTTTTATTTGTCCGGTAGAAATAATCAACCCGTGGACCACACTGGGTATCCTGGCTAAAAAATACAACCTTCCGTTTGTTAACATGCCCCAGGTACTCATTTCGGATCGTTCTTTGATTCCAACAAGGGCCTCACACCATTTTGCCTGGGGAAGGAACTATAAGCAGTGGCTGGTAAAAAGGGGAGTCCCGGCTTCTTCTGTATTAGAAACAGGAAACTTGAACTTTGATAATAAATATCATTCCCGTTCATTCATGACCGCTCACCAATTTGCTGACATTTGCCCGGTGTCCCCGGATCATAAGATATTTGTATTTACTTCACAGCCTTTTACAGATCAAACAAATCTTCATATCATCAATTGGATAAAGAGGGTCGAAAAAGAAAACCTACCTGCTCACTTTCTGATACGGCCACATCCGTACGATCATGTTGACTACAGTGAATTTTTCAGCGGCAGCGGGAATGTGAGTATTTCGAATCCCAGGCTCGGACTTTATGATTTACTCCATCACAGTCATTTTGTAATGACGGTTTCTTCAAACACAGCGATTGAAGGGGCACTTATGAATAATGGAATTATTGTACTGCAGCCCGACATGGATTATCACTATGAGCATCACAATAACGATTTTAATTCATTCTTAGTGAAGGGGAACGCAGGAAGTGTGATTCAATCCGGTGAATCGCTGTTAAATGTGGTTGAGGATATCCTCCATAATCCTGTTTTTGAAAGAGACCTTTTAGAGAAAGCGAAGAAGTTTGTCGGGGAAACGATTAATTTAAACGTAAGGCCTTCCAGAGTTATTCGGTCATTTATTATAAATCAAATAAACAGCCGGGGGGAAGAACATTGTTTGGAGAAGAGAAGTTGAATAATCATTACTTTTTACGCTATGCCCTTACAAAAGAATTTTTTGATGAATTCAATGGACTTAACTACAGTGGAATTGAACTTCCTACATGTCTTGTAAGGCATTTTCATTTGAGGATAAAAGAATTTGTTGATGAAAACATAAGCAATGAACCATTCCTAACCTTTTTAAAATTGAAACATCCTATGCAGTCTGTAAGGGACGCACAACAGGCCCTTTCTCAAAATAAACCTGTAAGAAAAAAACTTTATAATGCGAACCATTACAAAACCTATCTAATGCCCGGACGTTTTGTTCAACTGGCGCTGGATCATTTTTCAACTGATAAAGTTGTGTTTACACTAACAAGTGCAGCTGATACAGAGGCAGTCAAAGGAAAAAAACTGCCCGGTAATTTCTCTACGTTTCAATTAGGTGACCATCTTCCCTCAGTCCATTTACCTGCCGCCAAAAGAAAACAGTTAAGCCAGTTTATCAATAAAAAGGAGAGTCTGTTATCTGAAAGCCACTTCCTATTTAAAGACCCCTCTTTTTTTACCTGGTTGAGAGGGTATATCTTCAGGATGGCAAAAATGGTTCATGTATACGAAAGCCTTATCCTGAAAGAGAAGGTCGGAGTGATTATTGATCATGTGGATATTACTGTTCCGGGTTGTATTACTTCTCTTATTGGATTAAAATATGATATTCCCTACGTTAGTGTACCTCAGGTGCTAATGACGGACCGTTCCATTATTCCCAGCCGGGCTGCAAAATATCTGGTTTGGGGAAAGATGTATAAAGCGTGGTTAATCAAACGTGGAATCCATACTTCTAAAATAGAAATTGTGGGAAATATGAACTTTGAGTATGCCAGACAGAAGCTGAATACTTCTATAGACGTTGGCGAGTTTAAGAGAAAACACAATATACCGCAAAATCATTACATTGCCACATGGACTACCCAGCCTTTTGAAAAAGCGGTAAATGAACAAGTGCTGGACTGGCTGAAAAAGACAGAGATGCTTCCTTTAACGTTTATTATTCGCCCCCACCCCTCCGACAATTCAGACTATAAACAATTAGCGGGGAAAAAAGGAAATTTCCTAATACTCTCCAGGGAAGACATGGAGCTATATGACAATTTATATGTTACTGATTTTCTGTTAACGATATCATCAAATACCGCTATTGAAGCAGCAATCATGAAGAAACCGCTCATTGTATTAAAACCCCGTATCCCTTACCATTACGAATTAAATAATAACTCCTTTAACTATTTTTTGGAGAATGCCTCTGCTGGAATTGTCGTTAAAGAAAGCGCGGAATTGAAAAGAGAGATAGAGAGGTTAATACAGGACAAAGCCTACTATACAAAAACATACAATCAAGGTCAAAGCTTTCTTAAATCAATGATTTCACCGGAGAAATCACCCTCTATGGTAATAAGCCGCATTCTGCGGGAACTCAATGAGAAAAAATCAACATAAGCAATATCATAGCGTATATTCTGAATTAATTCCTTTTGAGCTGCAATTTAAAAAAGCCTGCCAAAGGGCGGGCTTTTTACGATTCAGTTATAAATTGAACTTTTCTGTATGGGAGGATTCAAATGCGCCGGATGATCCTGGCGGGAACCCCGACAGCCATACTATCTTCCGGTATATCTGAAATAATGACAGCCCCTGCACCAATTTTGCAATTTCTTCCGACCTTTATCCCCGGAATGATGATCGCTCCTGTCCCGATGTCGGTCTCTTTACCGACTTCTACGTTACCGGCCAAATGACACCCCGGCCCAATATTAACAAAGTCGGAAATAGAACAATCATGATCAATAGTGGCGGCTGTGTTAATGATGCAACATTTGCCTATCGTGCTGCATGAGTTTATTATTGCCCCTCCAACCACTATGGACCCATGACCGATGTCAACAGATTTTTCTATGATACTTCCAGGATGAACTAATGTTTTCAATGGCAGATTATGCTCTGTCAGTTCTTTTTCAAACCTCTTTCTCTTTTGAATGTCACCAAGGGCAATATGCCAATGGTGAATTTTTTCCTGCATTGATAATAAGGAATGAAGGTCTGCGGGGAATAGTTGATAGTCCTTGAAAAAGGAATTGGATGAATCAGAGAAGAAAACGATTTTCTCATTGGAACAACAACGCTGAATGATAGCAACTGCGGTTTTTGCATGCCCGCCTGCACCTATAACACCAATCATTTTTATTATCTCCTAAAATGGTAGTTTTACTGATGACCATAAGTATGTTTTTCTACACTACATCCACAGCTCATCAGTTTTAAGGTCTTTACTATTTTACCGGGGAGCTTTTCAGGTCCGCCGGTAACAGAAATAACCCTCATCACTGCAAAAGCCAATCGATTTCTATGCTTAAATATCCTCGTATATAGCTGCATAAAATGCAGTTATACAGAAAGGAAGAATGTGAGAAAATCACTCATGACAGTTGACGGAAAAATTAGTTCATCTTAAATAGTATTCAAGCCCGGGCGCCTTTTGTCCGTAATCTTTTAAATCGTCTCGGACATTTGTTTTTACCAGGCTATCATTTGTGAGGATCAGGCTTTTAAACAATCTTTCGTACTGAACCTGTTTCGTCCCGCATACCGGGTTATTCTTTAAAAAATAAAAAAAGGAGGGATTATTCGAATAATAAATAACCGGTTTCCCAAGCAGGAGTGCCTCGTATCCTACTGTGGAAAAGGATGTAACAACCAAGTCCGCCTGCTCAATCAGGTCGTATAAAGGTACACTTCCATGGGGGAGTAGGGTTGTCATCTTGGGAGTGATGATTTTCCTCAGACGGTGGCCGGATTGAGCCGGGTGCAGCTTCACAGTCAGGTGCAGGTGTTTACTGAACTTCTCAGCTGCTGCTTCAATTGTTTTTATCATTCTCTTATTGAACCTGTGACTAAGAGGCTGCAAAGCGATAAGCACCTGTTTTTTTGATGATTTCTTAATGTTGGTCTTTTTAGACCTTACATTATCCTGAAATGAGGGCTGAACTACGTGTATCAAGTGTGAGGGGGCACCGTGGGACTGGAGATATTGTTTATGCGAATTTCCCCAGACAAGGTGTACATCTGCGTTTACAGGAAGATGACCTTCCTCTCCCAGGAGACCGTGCTGGTAATTGATGGTCGGTATCATTCTGCTCTGGGCAAATGTCGTTACCAGGGCACCGTGACAATTGATCGTTGAACCGTACAACGTCTTTTTAATAGGATGATACTCAAACAAGCTGTGAAGTCTTTTAATATTACTCATAAATTTAGCTGCCTTTTTCTTCATCCATGTAACAAATAAAGGACTCCTTAAAAATGGCGGTGTATTTTCTGCATTTGTAATGATCGCAATCTCATTCATAGCTTTTTGTTCTTCTTCAAGAGGCAGCTTTGTTTGTGGCAGTTTAGGAAGATAGTAAAGAGGGCGGCAGGAAGGGTTCTTCATTGCTTTGTTATATTCACTTTTAGTATGAGCTAAATAGACAACGCTTATATTATTGTTCTTCGGGATTAGTGGTGCCAGCTCAGCACGTACCAAGATGGAGCCTGACAGGTTAAAGTTGGAACGGGAACGGCCGTTTATCAGGTAAGGTGAACATGCTTTGTGAATCTGATGAGTAAACTTTTCCCTGCCGGTGGCCGCTGTCTTTTTATGAGCGGAAACAAATAATTGAAAATCCCTGAATAATGGAAGCGAAACAGGAACACCAGCATAAGTTACTGTTGAAAACGCCCTCAGGAAGTCGATTGATTGGCTCCAAAGTATTTTGGATTTATCAGCCATTACCAGGTATCCTCCAGGGTCTCAATCATCTTAAGAATATC encodes:
- a CDS encoding Gfo/Idh/MocA family oxidoreductase — encoded protein: MVKNVGIVGYNKGNGHPFSFSAIINGYAPSLITSAGWEVIRNYLDRRDLSEFGFGNIKVTHAWTQDPLTTKQLCKACFIPNAITNIEDMCNEVDAVIIARDDFECHKSLSAHFLEKDIPVFIDKPLSVKEEELKYFTPFLMHGKLMSCSSMRFARELDSYHSDPLIYGKLHLIRAAGPLSWVKYGIHLLEAIIPFYPSEPLSVLYHSSTHDSYIIRFKDHTTLLVNTLGNLKVPFLIDFFGEKTHSQTIINDNFSMFRRTLWHFFKSIETKKPEISPASTLTLMKVLMAGTQSKAGKGEVYLDEIVI
- a CDS encoding CDP-glycerol glycerophosphotransferase family protein, whose translation is MFGEEKLNNHYFLRYALTKEFFDEFNGLNYSGIELPTCLVRHFHLRIKEFVDENISNEPFLTFLKLKHPMQSVRDAQQALSQNKPVRKKLYNANHYKTYLMPGRFVQLALDHFSTDKVVFTLTSAADTEAVKGKKLPGNFSTFQLGDHLPSVHLPAAKRKQLSQFINKKESLLSESHFLFKDPSFFTWLRGYIFRMAKMVHVYESLILKEKVGVIIDHVDITVPGCITSLIGLKYDIPYVSVPQVLMTDRSIIPSRAAKYLVWGKMYKAWLIKRGIHTSKIEIVGNMNFEYARQKLNTSIDVGEFKRKHNIPQNHYIATWTTQPFEKAVNEQVLDWLKKTEMLPLTFIIRPHPSDNSDYKQLAGKKGNFLILSREDMELYDNLYVTDFLLTISSNTAIEAAIMKKPLIVLKPRIPYHYELNNNSFNYFLENASAGIVVKESAELKREIERLIQDKAYYTKTYNQGQSFLKSMISPEKSPSMVISRILRELNEKKST
- a CDS encoding acetyltransferase, giving the protein MIGVIGAGGHAKTAVAIIQRCCSNEKIVFFSDSSNSFFKDYQLFPADLHSLLSMQEKIHHWHIALGDIQKRKRFEKELTEHNLPLKTLVHPGSIIEKSVDIGHGSIVVGGAIINSCSTIGKCCIINTAATIDHDCSISDFVNIGPGCHLAGNVEVGKETDIGTGAIIIPGIKVGRNCKIGAGAVIISDIPEDSMAVGVPARIIRRI
- a CDS encoding SDR family oxidoreductase, which produces MKSSFSEKFLLKGKTALITGALGILGKRFCEGMAESGANVVVVDVEEDSCTAFAKYLSRLYKTDCLGIGCDITSPDQVDKMVNKVINKYSEIDILHNNAATKTQNLKEYFTSFEEYKLGTWREVMAVNVEGMYLTAQKVGSQMLKQQRGVIIQTSSIYGIKGVDNRIYAGSKYLGMEINTPAVYAASKAAVWGLTQYLATYWADKGIRVNMLSPGGIESGQNETFIRKYSHRVPMARMGQPDELVGALLFLASEASSYITGQNIVVDGGLTAW
- a CDS encoding Gfo/Idh/MocA family oxidoreductase, with the translated sequence MQTDRKKVGIIGLGHIGRRHFQSLFYLKESADIFLVDQKEEGITSAKKMMAEEFKSSTFPHSLSCGTTLDTLPHFLDIVIIASPSNVRRNIIEAFLKKRTARFMILEKVVFQRVSDFSEISQLFNEKKVTVWVNCPMRTYPFFKEIKRRFGPSPIHYTVTGSQLNLASNVIHHLDLITYLSEDNVVVVDPRLLNTPFSSKRKGFFECTGTLSAYTRNHSTLNMTSFDQGGIPPVITCQSNEWRAVIRVSENKAWLACADHKWTWEEVDYKSPLQSELTCLYLQQLFSTESCDLPGFRESWNLHIPLLQSLSHHFYCKGETASCPIT
- a CDS encoding UDP-N-acetylglucosamine 2-epimerase, translated to MYGDSRLNDYSSLKYGLTRSFFEGYSDLTYKGVEIPTTLIRVFHQYIKVYVDRNYQKKNNIVKHSMTDMKHVQHALTRSPKVYKDLSLFPNRKTVVIPASLVSFALENLKKESIILMAINEEEEKMLNSLALPRNFQIYSYRKGITSVRLPRKTVNVIRRKASRIHPKKEINTLFKRETFKYWLNKQIPVAVRIITSLDRLVRKKMIKLFICPVEIINPWTTLGILAKKYNLPFVNMPQVLISDRSLIPTRASHHFAWGRNYKQWLVKRGVPASSVLETGNLNFDNKYHSRSFMTAHQFADICPVSPDHKIFVFTSQPFTDQTNLHIINWIKRVEKENLPAHFLIRPHPYDHVDYSEFFSGSGNVSISNPRLGLYDLLHHSHFVMTVSSNTAIEGALMNNGIIVLQPDMDYHYEHHNNDFNSFLVKGNAGSVIQSGESLLNVVEDILHNPVFERDLLEKAKKFVGETINLNVRPSRVIRSFIINQINSRGEEHCLEKRS
- a CDS encoding CDP-glycerol glycerophosphotransferase family protein, whose translation is MADKSKILWSQSIDFLRAFSTVTYAGVPVSLPLFRDFQLFVSAHKKTAATGREKFTHQIHKACSPYLINGRSRSNFNLSGSILVRAELAPLIPKNNNISVVYLAHTKSEYNKAMKNPSCRPLYYLPKLPQTKLPLEEEQKAMNEIAIITNAENTPPFLRSPLFVTWMKKKAAKFMSNIKRLHSLFEYHPIKKTLYGSTINCHGALVTTFAQSRMIPTINYQHGLLGEEGHLPVNADVHLVWGNSHKQYLQSHGAPSHLIHVVQPSFQDNVRSKKTNIKKSSKKQVLIALQPLSHRFNKRMIKTIEAAAEKFSKHLHLTVKLHPAQSGHRLRKIITPKMTTLLPHGSVPLYDLIEQADLVVTSFSTVGYEALLLGKPVIYYSNNPSFFYFLKNNPVCGTKQVQYERLFKSLILTNDSLVKTNVRDDLKDYGQKAPGLEYYLR
- a CDS encoding Gfo/Idh/MocA family protein, with the protein product MSNHIKNHVLLVGSGKMAVEYAKVLSAIKQKYICVGRGEASCENFFKQTGIRPVSGGIHTYLKNIGEVPAKGIVAVPVEQLYPVTKALLHHGLNELLVEKPGGMDAGEIKELGNRAKMKQANVYVAYNRRFYASVEKIKEMVRQEGGVLSFHFDFTELSHSISTSAIHDKVKRSWLLANSSHIIDTAFYLGGNPIKLQAKISGKDALNWHPEAAIFTGCGETGEGALFSYNANWISPGRWGIQVNTEKSKLLLQPVEKLFIQKRGSFEVEQIALNNHLDLQFKPGLYNMVLEFLHSSHRNLVTIGEQYEHAINWYEPIADGGTF